In Cyanobacteria bacterium GSL.Bin1, a genomic segment contains:
- the purH gene encoding bifunctional phosphoribosylaminoimidazolecarboxamide formyltransferase/IMP cyclohydrolase, with protein sequence MKRLALISVSDKTGIVEFAQQLVSEFDFEIISSGGTAKTLMQAGIPVTKVSDYTGSPEILGGRVKTLHPRIHGGILARRDRADDQADMEANHIRPFDLIVVNLYPFVATISKPDVTVADAIENIDIGGPAMLRAAAKNYQHLTVISNPKRYQAYLEELRSTGGQPSLSFRQTCALETFTLTADYDQAISAYLAGINEEKVAPLPPQFSLMGTQRQALRYGENPHQSATWYQTGNTPTGWAGATQLQGKELSYNNLVDLEAARRIINEFTDQPTAAILKHTNPCGIASADDLVTAYEKAFAGDSVSAFGGIVALNQPLDEATATAMTKTFLECVVAPGCNEDAKAALAKKSNVRVLILPDLQAGPKEMVKVIAGGFLVQTVDDEPDRPETWEVATEKQPTAEQLAEMKFAWKAAKHVKSNAIVVTRDRATIGIGAGQMNRVGAVEIALKQAGEKTQGATLASDGFFPFDDSVRTAAKAGITTIIQPGGSRRDEDSIKAANELGIVMILTGTRHFLH encoded by the coding sequence TTGAAGCGGTTAGCCCTGATTAGCGTCTCAGATAAAACAGGCATTGTCGAATTTGCCCAGCAGTTAGTTTCGGAGTTTGACTTTGAAATTATCAGTAGTGGCGGGACGGCCAAAACACTGATGCAAGCTGGCATTCCGGTGACCAAAGTTTCCGATTATACCGGCTCGCCGGAAATTTTAGGCGGACGGGTCAAGACCTTACATCCGCGCATTCATGGGGGGATTTTAGCCCGGCGCGATCGCGCTGACGATCAAGCGGATATGGAAGCGAATCATATTCGTCCTTTTGATTTGATTGTGGTCAACCTTTACCCCTTCGTCGCGACCATTAGCAAACCGGATGTTACGGTAGCCGATGCCATTGAAAATATTGATATTGGCGGACCCGCAATGTTACGAGCAGCCGCTAAAAACTATCAGCATTTGACGGTGATTTCCAATCCGAAGCGGTATCAGGCTTACCTGGAAGAACTCCGCAGCACTGGTGGACAACCCTCCCTTAGCTTCCGTCAAACCTGTGCTCTCGAAACCTTTACCCTCACTGCCGACTACGACCAAGCCATTAGTGCGTATTTAGCAGGGATTAATGAAGAAAAGGTTGCTCCGTTACCCCCACAGTTTAGCCTCATGGGAACGCAACGCCAAGCCCTCCGCTACGGGGAAAACCCCCATCAAAGTGCCACTTGGTATCAAACGGGTAATACTCCCACGGGTTGGGCGGGGGCAACCCAACTGCAAGGGAAAGAACTTAGCTATAACAACTTGGTGGATTTAGAAGCGGCGCGACGAATCATCAATGAGTTTACAGATCAACCCACGGCAGCGATTTTGAAACATACCAATCCTTGCGGTATCGCCTCTGCCGATGATTTGGTAACAGCTTATGAAAAGGCTTTTGCGGGGGACTCTGTCTCAGCATTTGGGGGAATTGTGGCGCTGAATCAACCCCTTGATGAAGCCACTGCAACCGCCATGACGAAAACCTTTTTGGAATGTGTGGTTGCACCCGGTTGTAACGAAGACGCAAAAGCTGCCTTAGCCAAGAAGTCCAATGTGCGGGTGTTAATTTTACCGGATCTGCAAGCGGGACCCAAGGAAATGGTCAAAGTCATTGCCGGGGGATTTTTAGTACAAACCGTGGATGACGAACCTGATCGTCCTGAAACATGGGAAGTGGCCACCGAAAAACAACCAACCGCTGAACAATTGGCGGAAATGAAGTTTGCTTGGAAAGCCGCGAAGCACGTCAAGTCCAATGCAATTGTTGTCACGCGCGATCGCGCGACCATCGGCATTGGCGCGGGTCAAATGAACCGTGTTGGTGCAGTCGAAATTGCCCTCAAGCAAGCGGGAGAGAAAACACAGGGGGCAACCCTCGCCAGCGATGGCTTTTTTCCTTTTGATGATTCGGTTCGGACTGCGGCCAAAGCAGGAATTACCACAATTATTCAACCCGGCGGTTCTCGTCGCGATGAAGATTCCATTAAAGCAGCCAATGAGTTAGGAATTGTAATGATTTTAACGGGCACTCGTCATTTCTTGCATTAA
- a CDS encoding aminoacyl-tRNA hydrolase gives MSEIKLIVGLGNPGEKYDKTRHNIGFEVVDRLAENWQLDWRENNRFKGEYCEGVAPRLGKMRLLKPNTYMNRSGQAVRAVCDWYKFSPESILIIYDDLDLPVGRLRLRLSGSAGGHNGMKSIISHLGTEQFPRLRIGIKKADATPKETISHVLGKFSPEEQPYINEALKIAPEVIETALTDGLEKAMSLYNAQK, from the coding sequence ATGTCGGAGATCAAGTTAATTGTTGGCTTAGGCAACCCCGGAGAGAAATATGATAAAACACGTCATAACATTGGGTTTGAAGTCGTTGACCGTTTAGCAGAAAATTGGCAACTCGACTGGCGAGAAAATAATCGTTTTAAAGGTGAGTATTGTGAAGGAGTTGCACCGCGTTTGGGTAAGATGCGCTTGTTAAAACCGAATACTTACATGAATCGTTCGGGACAAGCCGTGCGTGCAGTTTGCGATTGGTATAAATTTTCTCCGGAATCCATTCTCATCATTTATGATGATCTGGATTTGCCAGTGGGACGATTGCGTTTGCGATTATCTGGTTCAGCCGGTGGACACAATGGCATGAAATCTATTATTTCTCATTTAGGCACCGAACAGTTTCCACGATTGCGCATTGGCATTAAAAAAGCGGATGCGACCCCAAAAGAGACAATCAGTCATGTCCTAGGGAAGTTTTCCCCTGAAGAACAACCTTATATCAACGAAGCTTTAAAGATTGCGCCAGAAGTCATCGAAACCGCTTTGACCGATGGTTTGGAAAAAGCGATGAGTCTTTATAATGCTCAAAAATAA